The following proteins are co-located in the Ensifer sp. WSM1721 genome:
- a CDS encoding PRC-barrel domain-containing protein — MRERLISSVAAGALLVGVAVAPTSFAQQTTTPPAPAPETQTMEPAPATPDATTPAPAPGEQAQTPAPADKSTEMAAGEATYLTEQAADQISANTYIGQSVYNPNDESIGEINDLIIKKEGGVAAAVVGVGGFLGIGEKNVAVPFDKIEVTEDAEANTMKLTTTETAESLKAAPEFKTKAQLMAERNAAQPVDTSTTSATGTTPAPTQPAQPAPQQ, encoded by the coding sequence ATGAGAGAGAGACTTATATCTTCCGTTGCCGCTGGCGCGCTTCTCGTGGGCGTTGCCGTTGCCCCGACAAGTTTCGCACAGCAGACAACCACGCCGCCGGCTCCGGCACCCGAGACCCAGACCATGGAACCGGCGCCGGCCACACCGGATGCGACCACACCGGCCCCGGCACCTGGCGAGCAGGCGCAGACGCCGGCTCCTGCCGATAAGTCGACCGAAATGGCCGCTGGCGAAGCCACCTACTTGACTGAACAGGCCGCAGACCAGATTTCCGCCAATACCTATATTGGACAATCGGTCTACAACCCCAACGATGAAAGCATCGGCGAGATCAACGACCTGATCATCAAGAAGGAAGGCGGCGTTGCCGCTGCGGTGGTCGGTGTTGGCGGTTTCCTCGGCATCGGTGAAAAGAACGTCGCAGTGCCGTTCGATAAGATCGAGGTCACCGAGGACGCTGAAGCGAACACGATGAAGCTGACGACCACGGAAACGGCCGAGTCGCTGAAGGCTGCACCGGAGTTCAAGACGAAGGCGCAGTTGATGGCCGAGCGGAACGCCGCCCAGCCGGTCGACACGTCGACAACTTCTGCGACCGGCACGACCCCGGCTCCGACTCAGCCGGCACAGCCCGCACCGCAGCAGTAA
- a CDS encoding IlvD/Edd family dehydratase — MSDKKKELRSRHWYGGTHKDGFIHRSWMKNQGFPDHVFDGRPIIGICNTWSELTPCNSHLRILAEGVKRGVWEAGGFPVEFPVSSLGETQMRPTAMLFRNLLAMDVEEAIRAYGIDGVVLLGGCDKTTPGQLMGAASVDLPTIVVSSGPMLNGKWKGKDIGSGTDVWKFSEAVRAGEMSMQEFMAAESGMSRSPGVCMTMGTATTMASVVEAMGLSLPTNAALPAVDARRMALAHMTGKRIVAMVHEDLRLSKILTKENFENGIIANAAVGGSTNAVVHMLAIAGRAGVDLCLDDFDRVGGQVPCIVNCMPSGKYLIEDLAYAGGLPAVMNRIQHLLHADAPTVSGVPISKYWEGAEVYNDDVIRPLDNPLRAAAGIRVLKGNLAPNGAVIKPSAASEHLLAHEGPAYVFETIEDLKAKIDDPDLPVTEDTILVLKGCGPKGYPGMAEVGNMPIPRRLVERGVRDMVRISDARMSGTAFGTVVLHVSPEANAGGPLAIVKSGDRIRLDAMKGELNLLISEEELAARMAAWQPPEQKWQRGYYKLYHDTVLQADRGADLDFLVGKSGDEVLRESH, encoded by the coding sequence ATGAGCGATAAGAAAAAAGAGCTGAGAAGCCGTCACTGGTACGGCGGGACACACAAGGACGGCTTCATTCACCGGTCCTGGATGAAGAACCAGGGCTTTCCCGACCACGTTTTCGACGGGCGGCCGATCATCGGCATCTGCAATACCTGGTCCGAACTCACTCCCTGCAACAGCCATCTGCGCATCCTCGCCGAGGGCGTGAAGCGCGGCGTCTGGGAAGCGGGCGGCTTTCCGGTCGAGTTTCCGGTGTCGTCGCTCGGCGAAACGCAGATGCGGCCGACCGCCATGCTCTTCCGCAATCTGCTCGCGATGGATGTCGAGGAGGCTATCCGCGCCTATGGCATCGACGGTGTCGTGCTTCTCGGCGGCTGCGACAAGACGACACCCGGGCAATTGATGGGGGCCGCCTCCGTCGATCTGCCGACGATCGTCGTTTCCTCCGGTCCGATGCTGAACGGCAAATGGAAAGGCAAGGATATCGGCTCCGGCACGGATGTCTGGAAATTCTCGGAGGCCGTGCGGGCCGGCGAAATGAGCATGCAGGAGTTCATGGCCGCCGAAAGCGGCATGTCGCGCTCGCCGGGTGTTTGCATGACCATGGGCACGGCGACGACGATGGCTTCGGTGGTGGAAGCGATGGGGCTTTCGCTGCCGACCAACGCAGCGCTCCCCGCCGTCGATGCCCGCCGCATGGCGCTCGCGCACATGACCGGCAAGCGGATCGTCGCGATGGTGCACGAAGATCTGAGATTGTCGAAGATCCTGACGAAGGAGAACTTCGAGAACGGCATCATCGCCAATGCCGCTGTCGGTGGGTCGACAAACGCCGTCGTGCATATGCTGGCGATCGCCGGACGTGCCGGTGTCGATCTCTGTCTCGACGATTTCGACCGCGTGGGCGGGCAGGTGCCCTGCATCGTCAACTGCATGCCCTCGGGCAAATATCTGATCGAGGATCTCGCCTATGCGGGCGGCCTGCCGGCGGTCATGAACCGCATTCAGCACCTGCTCCACGCCGATGCGCCGACCGTTTCCGGCGTGCCGATCAGCAAATACTGGGAGGGCGCGGAGGTCTATAACGACGACGTCATCCGCCCGCTCGACAATCCGCTCCGCGCGGCTGCCGGCATTCGCGTGCTCAAGGGCAATCTCGCGCCGAACGGCGCGGTCATCAAGCCGTCGGCGGCGAGCGAGCACCTGCTCGCCCATGAGGGACCGGCCTATGTTTTCGAAACCATCGAAGATTTGAAGGCAAAGATCGACGATCCGGACCTGCCGGTGACCGAGGATACGATCCTCGTCCTCAAGGGCTGCGGTCCCAAGGGATATCCCGGCATGGCGGAAGTCGGCAACATGCCGATTCCGCGCCGGCTCGTCGAAAGAGGCGTTCGCGACATGGTACGCATCTCGGATGCGCGCATGTCCGGCACCGCCTTCGGCACCGTGGTCCTGCATGTGAGCCCGGAAGCCAATGCAGGCGGGCCGCTTGCGATCGTTAAGAGCGGGGACCGCATCCGGCTCGACGCCATGAAAGGCGAGTTGAACCTGCTGATCAGCGAGGAGGAACTCGCAGCCCGCATGGCTGCCTGGCAGCCGCCGGAGCAGAAATGGCAACGCGGCTACTATAAGCTCTATCACGACACCGTGCTGCAGGCAGACAGGGGCGCCGACCTGGATTTCCTCGTCGGCAAGAGCGGCGATGAGGTGCTTCGCGAGAGCCATTAG
- a CDS encoding SMP-30/gluconolactonase/LRE family protein: MTELVPFSGRILCDFASELGEGPTFDPATGTAWWFNIKGQELHELHLESGRKTVHPLPFLGSVLAVIDPTRQLIASDLGLFIRDTESYALSLFATLEDRPGNRSNDGRVHPSGALWIGTMGRKAEKHAGAIYHVAGDRVTKLYSSITIPNAICFSPDGATAYFTDTDVNHLMRVDIDPATALPTGDPVLLSDESAKPGGVDGAVCDADGLIWNARWGAGAVEVYKPDGRKVARYAVPATQPSCPAFVGAKADRLLVTSAWQDMDDAARAADPDAGKTFELGIEVKGRFEPAFRL, encoded by the coding sequence ATGACCGAGCTCGTACCCTTTTCCGGCCGCATCCTCTGCGACTTCGCCTCCGAACTCGGGGAGGGCCCGACCTTCGACCCGGCGACCGGCACGGCCTGGTGGTTCAACATCAAGGGCCAGGAGTTGCATGAGCTTCACCTCGAAAGCGGCCGCAAGACGGTTCATCCCCTGCCCTTCCTCGGCAGCGTGCTCGCGGTGATCGATCCGACCCGGCAATTGATCGCCTCCGATCTGGGCCTGTTCATCCGCGATACGGAAAGCTATGCGCTCAGCCTCTTCGCCACCCTCGAAGACAGGCCGGGCAACCGCTCCAATGACGGACGCGTTCATCCCTCAGGCGCGCTCTGGATCGGCACGATGGGACGGAAGGCCGAGAAGCATGCGGGGGCGATATACCACGTGGCCGGGGATCGGGTGACGAAGCTATACAGCAGCATCACCATCCCGAACGCGATCTGCTTCTCCCCCGATGGCGCCACCGCCTATTTCACGGACACCGACGTCAACCATCTGATGCGGGTCGACATCGATCCGGCGACCGCCCTCCCCACCGGCGATCCGGTTCTCCTTTCCGACGAGAGTGCCAAGCCCGGCGGCGTAGACGGCGCTGTCTGCGATGCCGACGGGTTGATCTGGAATGCCCGCTGGGGTGCCGGCGCCGTCGAGGTCTATAAGCCCGACGGACGGAAGGTCGCCCGCTATGCCGTGCCTGCGACGCAGCCGAGCTGCCCGGCTTTTGTGGGGGCGAAGGCCGATCGGCTGCTGGTGACCTCCGCCTGGCAGGACATGGACGATGCCGCGCGCGCCGCCGATCCGGATGCCGGCAAGACGTTCGAGCTCGGCATCGAGGTCAAGGGACGCTTCGAACCCGCCTTCCGGCTCTGA
- a CDS encoding 2-dehydro-3-deoxy-6-phosphogalactonate aldolase: MNRISLPPLKYPLIAILRGLKPEEAEGVVGALLETGFTAIEIPLNSPEPFRSIETAVKMAPLDSLIGAGTVLTTADVDRLADVGGRLMVSPNVELSVIRLAAAKGMVTMPGVFTPTEALAAAAAGASGLKFFPASVLGPSGIAAIRAVLPADLEIAAVGGVSEANFADYAKIGVRSFGLGSSLYKPGMSAADVRERAAATLAAYDAVYGGRQ; the protein is encoded by the coding sequence ATGAACCGCATTTCCCTGCCGCCGTTGAAATACCCACTGATCGCCATCCTGCGCGGGCTGAAGCCCGAGGAGGCCGAGGGCGTGGTCGGCGCCCTGCTTGAAACGGGCTTCACGGCAATCGAAATCCCGCTCAACTCTCCCGAGCCGTTCCGCTCCATCGAAACGGCCGTGAAGATGGCCCCCCTCGACTCTCTGATCGGCGCGGGCACGGTGCTCACGACTGCCGACGTGGACCGCCTCGCCGACGTCGGCGGGCGGCTGATGGTAAGCCCCAACGTCGAGCTTTCGGTCATTCGCCTTGCCGCCGCGAAAGGCATGGTGACGATGCCGGGTGTCTTCACGCCGACGGAGGCGCTGGCGGCGGCGGCGGCCGGAGCAAGCGGTCTTAAATTCTTCCCGGCTAGCGTGCTTGGCCCGTCCGGCATCGCGGCGATCCGCGCGGTGCTTCCGGCGGATCTCGAAATCGCCGCCGTCGGCGGCGTCTCGGAAGCCAATTTCGCCGATTACGCAAAAATTGGGGTCCGCTCATTCGGCCTCGGCTCCAGCCTCTACAAACCGGGCATGAGCGCCGCTGATGTCCGGGAGCGGGCGGCGGCGACGCTTGCAGCCTATGACGCCGTCTATGGAGGAAGGCAATGA
- a CDS encoding 2-dehydro-3-deoxygalactonokinase: MMTAGYYAAVDWGTSSFRLWIIGEDGAVVAERRSAEGMTTAAKTGFHAVLDNHLAAVSAPAHLPIIICGMAGARQGWKEAGYLETPAALSAIASHAIAVPDVDRDIRILPGLAQRNDQHPDVMRGEETQLLGAAGMLGGGRHLVCMPGTHSKWVRLADETVEGFSTFMTGELFEAISRHTILSHAVADADGFAAESPAFAEAVRSARENPALATNLLFSVRAGQLLNNTGAADARARLSGTLIGLEIAGALAAAGRVDGICLVASGGLGALYRTALESQGLTVRVVDADEAVRVGLAAAARAIWPL, from the coding sequence TTGATGACGGCAGGTTACTACGCCGCGGTGGACTGGGGGACCTCGAGCTTCCGGCTGTGGATCATCGGCGAGGACGGGGCGGTGGTCGCCGAGCGCCGTAGCGCAGAAGGCATGACGACCGCGGCGAAGACTGGTTTCCACGCCGTGCTCGACAACCACCTCGCCGCCGTCTCGGCGCCTGCCCATCTGCCGATCATCATCTGTGGGATGGCGGGCGCCCGTCAGGGTTGGAAGGAAGCCGGCTACCTCGAAACGCCGGCAGCGCTTTCCGCCATCGCCAGCCATGCCATCGCAGTGCCGGACGTCGATCGCGACATCCGCATCCTGCCGGGGCTCGCCCAGCGCAACGACCAGCACCCGGACGTTATGCGCGGCGAGGAAACGCAGCTCCTCGGCGCAGCCGGAATGCTCGGCGGCGGGCGGCATCTCGTCTGCATGCCCGGGACCCACAGCAAATGGGTTCGCCTTGCGGACGAGACGGTTGAGGGCTTCTCGACCTTCATGACGGGCGAGCTCTTCGAGGCAATCTCGCGCCATACGATTCTGAGCCACGCCGTGGCGGATGCGGACGGCTTTGCCGCCGAAAGCCCTGCTTTCGCCGAGGCCGTTAGGAGCGCGCGGGAAAATCCGGCGCTTGCGACGAACCTGCTTTTCTCCGTCCGCGCGGGACAACTTTTGAACAATACCGGCGCCGCCGACGCAAGGGCGCGGCTCTCAGGCACCCTGATCGGCCTCGAAATTGCCGGAGCACTCGCTGCGGCCGGCCGCGTGGACGGCATCTGCCTCGTCGCCTCCGGCGGACTCGGCGCACTCTATCGCACGGCCCTGGAGAGCCAAGGGCTCACCGTCCGTGTCGTCGACGCGGATGAGGCGGTCAGAGTCGGGCTCGCGGCCGCCGCCCGGGCGATATGGCCTCTTTGA
- a CDS encoding SDR family NAD(P)-dependent oxidoreductase: MTLPSSQFPDLRNRGVLVTGGGSGIGAALVEAFARQGARVAFVDIAEEPSRAFCERLAAETGRVPHFIPADLRDVEAARNAAEAAAAALGSVHVLVNNAARDDRQTLEAVTEQSWDEGLAVNLRHYFFMSQVIAPHMRRQGGGSIINFSSIAFMLNMPEIPTYATAKAGIIGLTKSLAGKLGPDNIRVNAILPGMIVTERQRRLWLDDEAIARMQERQCLKRMLIADDLVGPCLFLASDSSAAMTAQTMIIDGGVF; the protein is encoded by the coding sequence ATGACCTTACCGAGCAGCCAGTTTCCTGACCTGCGCAACCGCGGCGTTCTGGTCACCGGCGGCGGTTCCGGCATAGGCGCCGCTCTGGTCGAGGCATTCGCGCGACAGGGCGCGCGCGTAGCCTTCGTCGATATCGCGGAGGAGCCGAGCCGAGCGTTCTGCGAAAGGCTCGCGGCAGAGACCGGGCGAGTACCTCACTTCATTCCCGCCGACCTTCGCGATGTCGAAGCGGCCCGGAACGCTGCCGAAGCGGCGGCCGCGGCGCTCGGTTCGGTGCATGTCCTCGTCAACAACGCCGCAAGAGACGACCGCCAGACGCTTGAGGCGGTAACCGAGCAAAGCTGGGATGAAGGGCTTGCCGTCAATCTCAGGCACTATTTCTTCATGTCCCAGGTGATCGCGCCGCATATGAGGCGCCAAGGCGGCGGCTCGATCATCAATTTCTCGTCTATAGCCTTCATGCTGAACATGCCGGAAATCCCCACCTATGCCACTGCCAAGGCGGGAATCATCGGCCTGACCAAGTCGCTCGCCGGGAAGCTCGGCCCGGACAATATCCGCGTCAACGCCATCCTGCCGGGCATGATCGTCACCGAACGGCAGAGGCGACTCTGGCTCGACGACGAGGCGATCGCGCGCATGCAGGAACGACAGTGCCTGAAACGCATGCTCATCGCCGACGATCTCGTCGGACCTTGTCTCTTCCTGGCATCGGACAGCTCGGCGGCGATGACTGCACAGACCATGATCATCGATGGAGGCGTGTTTTGA
- a CDS encoding IclR family transcriptional regulator, translated as MSRNRANDLQEEAAGTGTLGKAMAVLEAVAMADRPQRFTDILQSVRQPRGTLHRLLGHLVEEGLLVQRRDLSYEPGLRLLKFAYRSWSGNRFRDIAEPHLLRLHELTGETVHLGVLRETEIIYVDKVESRQTVRMSSQIGKASPAYCTGIGKAALSSLSPSELERIAAKLEFRPFTAHTHRSAQSLLAEIEEIRRDGHAFDREEHEAEICCVAAPIAVREQDLVAGVSVTGPSYRVNMEQLAAWAADVRRAAAAIEEEVRIRLGPRREGR; from the coding sequence ATGAGTCGAAATAGAGCAAACGATTTGCAAGAGGAGGCTGCCGGCACCGGCACGCTTGGCAAGGCCATGGCAGTGCTCGAGGCCGTGGCGATGGCTGACCGCCCGCAACGCTTCACGGACATACTTCAATCCGTTCGACAGCCGCGTGGCACGTTGCACCGGTTGCTTGGCCACCTTGTCGAGGAGGGGCTCCTGGTACAGCGCCGGGATCTGTCCTACGAACCCGGGCTTCGTCTTCTGAAGTTCGCCTACCGCTCCTGGTCCGGCAACCGCTTTCGCGACATCGCCGAGCCGCATCTCCTGCGTTTGCACGAATTGACCGGCGAGACGGTGCATTTGGGAGTTCTGCGCGAAACCGAGATCATCTATGTCGACAAGGTGGAAAGCCGGCAGACGGTGCGCATGAGCTCGCAGATCGGCAAGGCATCGCCGGCCTATTGCACGGGGATCGGCAAGGCGGCGCTATCGTCGCTCTCTCCGAGCGAGCTGGAGCGGATTGCCGCGAAGCTGGAGTTCCGTCCCTTCACCGCGCACACCCATCGTTCCGCTCAATCGTTGCTGGCCGAAATCGAGGAGATTCGCCGTGACGGGCACGCCTTCGATCGCGAGGAGCACGAGGCCGAGATCTGCTGCGTGGCTGCGCCGATCGCGGTTCGGGAACAAGATCTGGTTGCCGGCGTCTCGGTGACGGGACCGTCCTATCGCGTCAACATGGAGCAGCTTGCCGCCTGGGCCGCGGACGTGCGAAGGGCGGCGGCGGCGATAGAGGAGGAAGTGCGGATCCGTCTTGGCCCACGCCGGGAGGGGCGCTAG
- a CDS encoding LuxR family transcriptional regulator — MIDFSADISSLVLPDGRSVREPIDSEDDVRRVLDRVSEAFGFRGFMVLAIPDTGCHSLAAQALLTTWPADFLRRYDSARLIDGSPVIQRLRRSTIPFTYDAYQLARRRLDGKGDAAVCVFEYANMPRGVYLPVHDAAGQRAAVAFGGDRSAVSSDELQALNLWAGLVYSRLNEVRARDRRGPGSLSRREIECLRWAAAGKTTVEMARIMALSEYTVNHYLNRATRKLDSVNRVQTVAKAIRAGLIN, encoded by the coding sequence ATGATAGATTTCAGCGCCGATATATCCTCATTGGTCCTCCCCGATGGCCGGTCCGTGAGGGAACCGATCGACAGCGAGGACGACGTTAGGCGCGTCCTCGACCGGGTCTCGGAAGCCTTCGGCTTTCGCGGTTTCATGGTTCTCGCCATTCCCGACACCGGCTGTCACAGCCTGGCCGCGCAGGCACTGCTAACGACCTGGCCGGCGGATTTCCTGAGGCGTTACGACAGTGCCCGTCTGATCGACGGCAGCCCTGTGATCCAGCGTTTGCGGCGCAGCACCATTCCGTTCACCTACGACGCGTACCAACTGGCGCGCCGACGCTTGGACGGCAAGGGCGATGCCGCCGTTTGCGTCTTCGAGTACGCCAATATGCCGCGGGGTGTCTACCTGCCGGTGCATGACGCCGCCGGACAGCGTGCGGCCGTCGCCTTCGGCGGCGATCGCTCTGCCGTCTCCAGTGACGAATTGCAGGCGCTCAATCTGTGGGCCGGACTTGTTTACAGCCGGCTTAACGAAGTGAGGGCGCGCGACCGGCGCGGCCCCGGCAGTCTTTCCCGGCGCGAGATCGAGTGTCTGCGCTGGGCCGCGGCGGGCAAGACCACGGTGGAGATGGCACGGATCATGGCGCTGTCGGAATACACCGTGAACCACTATCTGAACCGTGCGACCCGCAAACTGGATTCGGTCAACCGCGTTCAAACCGTCGCCAAGGCGATCCGCGCCGGGCTGATCAATTAG
- a CDS encoding LuxR family transcriptional regulator produces MQDMMTTGTTEIDLPRGGDFASEIARLETQFDIIRYMRRITQIFGFKTFLICTIPAIDVERLSATTVISNMPAELLNKYDSLSMLRFSTGVRRLRETTTPFQITLEDWEKERGKPESSADYIAMLRDNGIFQANYFPVHDAEGGRGAVILMGPQAELPMTAAMELQMIAIHVYNRLAEIGSVWKSTNTVLSEREIQCLSWTAAGKTSAEIAGILGLSEHTVNHYLNHVTKKLDAVNRTQAVVKAMKRGYIT; encoded by the coding sequence ATGCAAGATATGATGACGACGGGGACGACTGAGATCGATCTGCCCCGGGGCGGTGATTTCGCGTCTGAAATCGCAAGGCTGGAGACCCAGTTCGACATCATCCGCTATATGCGGCGGATTACGCAGATCTTTGGCTTCAAGACCTTCCTCATTTGTACCATTCCGGCCATCGACGTCGAGCGGCTGTCCGCCACCACGGTGATCTCGAACATGCCGGCCGAACTCCTCAACAAGTACGACAGTCTGTCGATGCTGCGTTTCAGCACTGGTGTGCGCCGTTTGAGAGAGACTACGACGCCGTTCCAGATCACGCTCGAAGACTGGGAGAAGGAGAGAGGCAAGCCTGAATCCTCCGCGGACTATATCGCCATGCTGCGCGACAACGGCATCTTCCAGGCAAACTATTTTCCGGTCCATGACGCCGAAGGCGGGCGCGGCGCGGTCATCCTCATGGGCCCACAGGCGGAATTGCCGATGACGGCGGCGATGGAACTGCAGATGATCGCGATCCACGTCTATAACCGCCTGGCCGAGATCGGCTCCGTCTGGAAGAGCACCAACACCGTTTTGTCCGAGCGCGAAATTCAGTGCCTGAGTTGGACAGCGGCCGGCAAGACCAGCGCTGAGATCGCCGGCATCCTCGGTTTGTCAGAGCACACCGTCAATCACTACCTGAACCACGTCACCAAGAAGCTCGACGCGGTCAACCGCACGCAGGCAGTCGTGAAGGCGATGAAGAGGGGCTATATCACCTGA
- the apbC gene encoding iron-sulfur cluster carrier protein ApbC, producing MPDVTREMVLEKLRNVRGPDMESNIVDLGLVSDVFISDGKAYFSITVPAERAKELEPMRAAAERVVREIPGVKAAMVALTADRKAAPQSAPVQRPAPASGQPHGQRPAGAAKTGIPGVGAIIAVASGKGGVGKSTTSVNLALALQANGLKVGLLDADIYGPSMPRLLKISGRPQQIEGRLIRPMENYGLKVMSMGFLVDEEVAMIWRGPMIQSALLQMLREVAWGELDVLVVDMPPGTGDAQLTMAQQVPLAGAVIVSTPQDLALVDARKGLTMFRKVEVPVLGIVENMSYFVAPDTGTRYDIFGHGGAKKEAERIGVPFLGEVPLTMGIRETSDAGTPLVVSEPEGEVARIYREIAARVWEQVAAARQDKSRAMPNIVFE from the coding sequence ATGCCGGACGTGACCAGGGAAATGGTTCTTGAGAAGCTGCGGAACGTCCGCGGTCCGGACATGGAGAGCAATATCGTCGATCTCGGCCTTGTCTCCGATGTTTTCATTTCCGACGGCAAGGCCTATTTCTCGATCACCGTGCCGGCGGAGCGGGCGAAGGAGCTCGAACCGATGCGTGCGGCGGCCGAACGGGTCGTGCGCGAGATACCCGGCGTGAAGGCGGCTATGGTGGCATTGACCGCTGACCGCAAGGCAGCGCCCCAGTCCGCACCGGTGCAGCGCCCGGCGCCAGCCTCCGGGCAGCCGCATGGCCAACGGCCGGCCGGCGCTGCCAAGACGGGCATTCCGGGGGTGGGCGCCATCATCGCCGTCGCCTCGGGCAAGGGTGGCGTCGGCAAGTCCACGACGTCCGTCAATCTGGCGCTGGCGCTTCAGGCAAACGGCCTGAAGGTCGGGCTCCTCGACGCCGATATCTACGGCCCCTCGATGCCGCGACTGTTGAAGATTTCTGGCAGGCCTCAGCAAATCGAAGGGCGCCTCATCCGCCCGATGGAAAACTACGGGCTGAAGGTAATGTCTATGGGCTTCCTCGTCGACGAGGAGGTCGCGATGATCTGGCGCGGCCCGATGATCCAGTCGGCGCTCCTGCAGATGTTGCGCGAGGTGGCCTGGGGCGAGCTCGACGTGCTCGTCGTCGACATGCCGCCGGGAACAGGCGACGCGCAACTGACCATGGCCCAGCAGGTGCCGCTCGCCGGCGCCGTCATCGTGTCGACGCCGCAGGACCTCGCGCTCGTCGATGCTCGCAAGGGCCTGACGATGTTCCGCAAGGTCGAGGTCCCGGTCCTCGGGATCGTCGAGAACATGAGCTATTTCGTGGCGCCGGATACGGGCACGCGCTACGACATTTTCGGCCACGGCGGCGCGAAGAAGGAAGCGGAACGCATCGGCGTGCCGTTCCTTGGCGAGGTGCCTCTGACGATGGGCATTCGCGAAACCTCCGATGCGGGAACACCGCTTGTGGTCTCCGAGCCTGAAGGCGAGGTCGCGCGCATCTACCGCGAGATCGCCGCACGGGTCTGGGAGCAGGTCGCCGCAGCGCGGCAGGACAAGAGCCGGGCAATGCCCAACATCGTTTTCGAGTAG
- a CDS encoding magnesium transporter CorA family protein: MITGYCVNGEAVVLSTAEPPAALRPDIVWIDLVEPTKAEDLMMEGLLGISIPTRQDLKDIEPSSRLYTDDDAVFMTASLVYRSDTEMPGLTDVGFILAGKRLVTVRYAEPRAFGLFKAGMHRIPGGCRNGAVILTRLLETIADRTAEILEQAVDKIDELSLEVFGEKATGKRRPPHFLEARLRDVAGHHRLLAKTRDSLASLSRLLTFVYTVPDVQEDKDSRELCRSISRDIQSLSEHAAFISGNITFLLDASLGLINVEQNAIIKIFSIASVVLLPPTLVASVYGMNFRVMPELEWQFGYPWALAAMVLSAVIPFLFFRWKGWL; this comes from the coding sequence ATGATCACAGGCTACTGCGTCAACGGTGAAGCTGTCGTTCTCTCGACGGCAGAGCCGCCGGCGGCCCTGCGCCCCGATATCGTCTGGATCGACCTCGTCGAGCCGACCAAGGCGGAAGACCTGATGATGGAGGGTCTGCTCGGGATTTCCATCCCGACGCGGCAGGACCTCAAGGACATAGAGCCGTCGAGCCGGCTCTACACCGACGACGACGCCGTCTTCATGACCGCGTCGCTGGTCTATAGGAGCGACACTGAAATGCCGGGGCTGACGGATGTCGGCTTCATTCTGGCGGGTAAGCGGCTTGTCACGGTGCGCTACGCCGAACCGCGGGCGTTCGGGCTCTTCAAGGCCGGCATGCATCGCATCCCCGGCGGCTGCCGCAACGGCGCTGTGATCCTGACACGGCTGCTCGAGACGATCGCCGACCGCACGGCGGAAATTCTCGAGCAGGCGGTCGACAAGATCGACGAGTTGTCGCTTGAGGTCTTCGGCGAAAAGGCTACCGGCAAGCGCCGGCCGCCGCACTTTCTCGAGGCGCGCCTGCGTGACGTGGCTGGTCATCACCGACTCCTCGCCAAGACACGTGACAGCCTCGCGTCGCTTTCGCGGCTGCTGACCTTCGTCTACACCGTGCCCGATGTGCAGGAGGACAAGGACAGCCGCGAACTTTGCCGCTCCATCTCCCGGGACATACAATCGCTCTCCGAGCATGCGGCCTTTATCTCAGGCAATATCACCTTTCTGCTCGATGCTTCTCTCGGTCTCATCAATGTCGAGCAGAATGCGATCATCAAGATCTTCTCGATTGCTTCGGTCGTTCTCCTGCCGCCGACCCTGGTGGCATCCGTCTACGGCATGAATTTCCGCGTGATGCCGGAGCTCGAATGGCAGTTCGGCTATCCGTGGGCGCTTGCGGCCATGGTGCTTTCGGCCGTGATACCCTTCCTCTTTTTCCGCTGGAAAGGCTGGCTTTAA